The nucleotide window ATACTCATCCTCGACTGTTCCCGGCTTCTCCCGGGACCGTACGCGACGCAACTCCTCGCGGACCTCGGCGCGACGGTGATCAAGATAGAGGAACCGGAACGCGGCGATTACGCGCGGGAGATGGCTCCCATCGGGGAGAGCGGCCACGGCGAGATTTTCGAGGCGGTGAACCGGGGAAAGCGGAGCGTCTCGCTCGACCTGACGGACAAAGTCGCGCGGAAAGCGTTCTACGAACTGGTCGAGACGGCGGACGTCGTCTTCGAGACGTTCCGCCCCGGCGTCACCGAGCGACTGGGAATCGACTACGACACGCTCGTGGAGTACAACGAGGAATTGGTGTACGCCTCCCTCTCCGGGTTCGGGGGGACGGGACCGAACGCGGAGCGGGCGGGCCACGACCTGAACTACGCCGGGGAGACGGGGCTGTTGGACATGACGCGACCGGACGAGGAGTCGAAGCCGACCATCCCCGGCTATCCGATGGTGGACATGGCGAGCGGGCTGTTTTCGGCGTTCGGAATCGTGAGCGCGCTCCTCGGCCGGGAACGCGGCGGAGACGGTGCAAGTGGTGAGGACGGCGAAGGTGATGCGGGCGGGACGCACCTCGACATCGCCATGACCGATACCATGCTGTCGTTCGCGCAGGTGTTCGCCAGCGGGGCGTTCGCCGGGCGGACACCCCGACCGGGGAAGACGATGCTGACCGGCGAATTTCCCTGCTACGACGTTTATCGCACGGCGGACGACCGCTCCCTCACGGTCGCGGCGCTCGAACCGAAGTTCTGGCGCGCGCTCTGCGAGACTATCGAGCGTCCCGAATTGGTCGAAAAACACCTGAGCGACGACCCGGCGATCCGCGAAGCCGTTCGGGATACCCTCCAAGCCGTCTTCGAAACGCGGACGATGGACGAGTGGCTCGACGAGTTCGACGGCGTGGATACGGCCGTCGGCGGGGTCTACACCGTCACGGAGGCGTTCGACCGCGAGCAGACGAGGGCGCGCGGAATAGTCGTCGAGTCGGACGGTTCGCCGCCGCGAATCGGGTTCCCGATACACGATACGGATGCGGACGCGGACGGTTCGGCCGTTCCGACCCGACTGCCGGGCCACGGCGAGCACACGGCGAGCGTCCTCCGCGAGGCTGGCGTTTCCGACGGGACGATAGCGCGACTGACGCGGAACGATTGAGCGACCGATGTGGGAAAGAGGACGGATATGGTGGGATGAGTGGATGGTTACAGCGTGACGACGATTCAAGGTGACACGAGTCGTCAGCGCCGACGCCGTTCAGCGGAGGATTATTTATTGTTCCCGAAAAAATGAGGGTAGTGACACGAGCTGCCATCGTCGGTGGCGGGATGACCCGATTCGGCCCGCACGACCGACCGCTGGAGGAACTGTTTGCCGACGCCGCGTTCGTCGTCGATGGACGACGCGGGTATCGCTAGCGACGAAATCGACGCGTTCTATCTCGGCAACGCGCTGGGTGGGCAAACCGAATCCGACACCCACCTCGCACCGAAACTGGCGACCCACATCGGAATACAGGGAATACCCTGTCAGCGATTCGAGGACGCCTGTGCGACCTCATCGAACGCGTTCAAACACGCGGTACAGGCGGTCGAAAACGGGGTTCACGACGTCGCCCTCGTCGGCGGCGTCGAACGCTGTACGCCGGAGACCGGACTCGGAACCGGCGAGATGACCGCGATTTTCGCGGGAGCCTCACACCGCCAGTACGAGCAACCGACCGGACTGACGTTCCCCGGCGTGTTCGCCCTGCTCACGAAGCGGCACATGCACGAGTACGGAACGACCGAATCGCAGTTGGCGGAAGTCGCCGTGAAAAACCACTATCACGGCCAGTTCAACCCGAAGGCACACTTCGGCCGCGACACGGACGTCGAGTCGGTACTGGAGAGTCCCGTCGTCGCTGATCCGTTTCACCTGATGGACTGCTGTCCGTTCTCGGACGGCGCTTCGGCGGTCCTCGTCGTTTCCGACGACCTCGCCGAGAGTTTCGCCGGAGAACCGGTTTCGGTAACCGGCGTCGGCCACCGAACCGACGCGGTGCCGCTGGCGGACAAGGTTTCGCTCTCGGCCACTCAATCCGCCCGCGACGCCGCTGACGAGGCTTACGGCCAAGCGGAAATCGCCCCGGACGACATCGACGTGGCCGAAGTTCACGATTGCTTTACCGGCGCGGAAGTCCTCGCAACCGAGGCGCTCGGCCTCTTCGAGGACGGAACCGGCGGACAGGCGGCGGCGGAGGGCCGCACCTACATCGACGGCGAGATGCCCGTCAACCCGAGCGGCGGTCTGAAGGCGAAAGGCCACCCCATCGGCGCGACCGGAACGGCCCAACTCGTGGAATTGACCGAACAACTCCGCGGCGACGCGGACGACCGGCAAGTCGAGGGGGCGAAAACGGCGGTGGCGCACAACCTCGGCGGCGACGCCGCGACCACCGTCGTTACCGTACTGGAGGCGCGAACATGAGTTCGGAAGGCGACGACGTTCCGGCACTGACGTACGCCGACTGGCGGGCCTACCTCAAGGCCGGGGACCTCGTGGGACTCGAATGCGAGTCCTGCGGGAACGTCACGGCCACGCCGAAGCGGGCCTGCGTGGAGTGCGGCGACAGAAACCTCGACACCCACACCCTCCCGAACGTCGGCGTCGTCCACAGCGAGACGACGATAACCGTCCCGCCGGTCGGGTTCGAGGGACCGTATCAGGTCGCCGTCGTGGACCTCGGCGACACGAAAATCCTCGGCCGAATCGGCGGAGACGAGGAGGTCAACATCGGAACGACAGTCGAGTGTACCGACGCCGTCGAACTCGACGGGATGCCTGCGCCGATGTTCGAGCCGGTCGAATAGCGAAATATCGAAATAACGAAATGACGAAATAGCGAACTGCGAGATTCCAACATCCGGGTTCCTACGGCGCGTGGCCGGTGACGTTCTCG belongs to Haladaptatus sp. R4 and includes:
- a CDS encoding CaiB/BaiF CoA-transferase family protein; translated protein: MQLDDILILDCSRLLPGPYATQLLADLGATVIKIEEPERGDYAREMAPIGESGHGEIFEAVNRGKRSVSLDLTDKVARKAFYELVETADVVFETFRPGVTERLGIDYDTLVEYNEELVYASLSGFGGTGPNAERAGHDLNYAGETGLLDMTRPDEESKPTIPGYPMVDMASGLFSAFGIVSALLGRERGGDGASGEDGEGDAGGTHLDIAMTDTMLSFAQVFASGAFAGRTPRPGKTMLTGEFPCYDVYRTADDRSLTVAALEPKFWRALCETIERPELVEKHLSDDPAIREAVRDTLQAVFETRTMDEWLDEFDGVDTAVGGVYTVTEAFDREQTRARGIVVESDGSPPRIGFPIHDTDADADGSAVPTRLPGHGEHTASVLREAGVSDGTIARLTRND
- a CDS encoding Zn-ribbon domain-containing OB-fold protein, which translates into the protein MSSEGDDVPALTYADWRAYLKAGDLVGLECESCGNVTATPKRACVECGDRNLDTHTLPNVGVVHSETTITVPPVGFEGPYQVAVVDLGDTKILGRIGGDEEVNIGTTVECTDAVELDGMPAPMFEPVE